In Sphingobacterium sp. lm-10, one DNA window encodes the following:
- a CDS encoding DUF4294 domain-containing protein: protein MRVLISAVATLVLLPLIGHTQQLTMPHYGGGQAQVVDTYQTVRLETGEVVPTFLIPEVVIVAFRPWKSEEERMQYLRLKRNVLRVLPYAMYAQKRYAQLDRDLALAQNRKEERRLVKECEHEIKHKITSEVKNLSISQGKILIKLIERQTGNTSYELVKEMKGGVAAFVYQGVARVVGHNLKSSYNPQEDFVIETIIREYEQARPMAGNR from the coding sequence ATGAGAGTCTTGATTAGTGCGGTTGCGACGCTTGTTTTACTTCCTTTGATAGGTCATACTCAACAGTTGACGATGCCCCATTATGGTGGGGGTCAGGCTCAGGTTGTAGATACCTATCAGACGGTACGCCTAGAGACGGGCGAGGTAGTGCCCACCTTTCTTATTCCAGAAGTAGTAATTGTCGCTTTTCGACCTTGGAAGAGCGAAGAGGAGCGTATGCAATATCTTCGTTTAAAGAGAAATGTGCTCCGTGTGCTTCCATATGCTATGTATGCGCAAAAACGGTACGCTCAGTTGGATCGTGATTTGGCACTTGCGCAGAATAGAAAGGAAGAGCGCAGGCTAGTGAAGGAATGTGAGCATGAGATCAAGCATAAAATCACATCAGAAGTGAAAAACCTTTCCATCAGCCAGGGTAAGATATTGATTAAGCTCATCGAAAGACAGACTGGAAATACCAGTTATGAGTTGGTTAAAGAGATGAAAGGTGGTGTTGCCGCCTTTGTATACCAAGGTGTTGCCCGTGTGGTAGGGCACAATCTAAAAAGTTCGTACAATCCACAAGAGGATTTCGTTATTGAGACGATTATCCGGGAGTACGAACAGGCCAGACCGATGGCTGGGAATCGCTAA
- the bshB1 gene encoding bacillithiol biosynthesis deacetylase BshB1, translated as MELDLMVITVHPDDAELGAGGTIAKYVAAGKKVGIVDMTRGELGTRGTAETRAAEAQAAADILGVTLRVNLGLKDGFFENDEAHQLAVIRCIRKYRPEIVITNAVDDRHPDHGRASKLVNDALFLSGLRRIETRDDETVQESFRPRLQLQLIQDKYIQPDIILDITPYWEIKKQSILAYTTQFNAAADSDEPQTYISTPDFIQYTEGRAREFGRSIQATYGEGFTSRKLLGVDDLFSLR; from the coding sequence ATGGAATTGGATTTGATGGTGATAACAGTGCATCCTGATGATGCGGAGCTTGGTGCTGGTGGTACAATTGCGAAGTATGTGGCAGCAGGGAAGAAGGTCGGGATCGTGGATATGACGCGTGGCGAACTAGGTACGCGCGGAACGGCTGAAACGCGCGCCGCCGAAGCACAGGCTGCAGCAGATATTTTGGGAGTAACACTGCGTGTTAATTTGGGATTGAAAGATGGTTTTTTTGAGAATGACGAAGCGCATCAGCTAGCAGTAATTCGATGTATTCGAAAATACCGTCCCGAGATTGTAATCACCAATGCAGTGGATGACCGGCATCCAGATCATGGGCGTGCGAGCAAGCTCGTTAATGACGCGTTGTTTCTGTCTGGTTTAAGGCGCATTGAAACGCGGGATGACGAAACTGTTCAAGAGAGCTTTCGTCCACGACTACAGCTTCAATTGATACAGGATAAATATATTCAACCAGATATTATTTTAGATATCACGCCTTATTGGGAGATCAAGAAGCAATCCATATTGGCGTATACTACACAATTCAATGCTGCTGCAGATAGTGATGAGCCGCAAACCTATATCTCGACGCCAGACTTTATTCAATACACCGAAGGAAGGGCCCGGGAATTTGGCCGTAGCATTCAAGCGACTTATGGTGAGGGTTTCACAAGCAGGAAGTTGTTAGGCGTTGATGATTTGTTTTCTCTGCGTTAG